AATAAATAAGGAGGAAATATGAAGGAAAGGACAAGGAATAGGTTTATTAAACGCAATATAGCAATAGGGATGTTATTGGGGATGCTTTTAAATAACCTGACTTTTGCAAATGAATTAATAAAAACAAGAGATGGTTCAACAGCAAGAGTGATAACGGCACCTAACGGAACCCCAATGATTGAGCTCGTAAATCCTAATGGTAGTGGAATATCAGTTAATGACTTTGACAGATTAAGTGTCGATGAGAAAAACCTGATATTGAATAATATATCTCCAAAAGAAGGAGCAGGTTACAGAAGTGAATTAGGCGGAATAATAGCCCCAAATGAGAACTATACAGGAAATCCGG
Above is a genomic segment from Sebaldella sp. S0638 containing:
- a CDS encoding filamentous hemagglutinin N-terminal domain-containing protein, whose translation is MKERTRNRFIKRNIAIGMLLGMLLNNLTFANELIKTRDGSTARVITAPNGTPMIELVNPNGSGISVNDFDRLSVDEKNLILNNISPKEGAGYRSELGGIIAPNENYTGNPARAVLIRVHKDPSVINGFIEAASTSRVDMIFSNPNGLYINGGLVGRFGDVT